The Sulfurospirillum oryzae genome includes a region encoding these proteins:
- the fdh3B gene encoding formate dehydrogenase FDH3 subunit beta: MMSELSKMKFYCDTNRCIECFACSVACAEAHDLPTGISRRKVITLFNGVEGKEISTSIACMHCTDAPCEQVCPVDCFYIREDGIVLHDKNRCIGCGYCLYACPFGAPQFPRDGAFGAKGAMDKCTMCAGGPLETNSVHERELYGQNRIAEGKVPMCASICSTNALLVGDAESVSAIYRKRVVGRGRGA; encoded by the coding sequence ATGATGAGTGAATTATCAAAAATGAAATTTTATTGTGATACGAACCGTTGTATCGAATGTTTTGCCTGTTCAGTCGCCTGTGCGGAAGCGCACGATCTTCCTACAGGCATTAGCAGACGTAAGGTTATTACGCTGTTTAATGGCGTAGAAGGTAAAGAAATTTCGACTTCCATTGCCTGTATGCATTGTACAGACGCACCGTGTGAGCAAGTATGCCCAGTGGATTGTTTCTATATCAGAGAGGACGGCATCGTTCTTCATGATAAAAACAGATGTATCGGTTGTGGTTACTGCTTGTACGCATGTCCATTCGGTGCTCCACAATTCCCAAGAGATGGTGCCTTTGGTGCTAAAGGGGCAATGGATAAATGTACCATGTGTGCCGGAGGTCCTTTGGAGACAAACTCGGTTCATGAGCGAGAACTTTACGGTCAAAACCGTATTGCAGAGGGAAAAGTACCGATGTGTGCATCTATCTGCTCTACCAATGCCCTTCTTGTGGGTGACGCGGAAAGTGTTTCTGCGATTTACCGCAAAAGGGTCGTAGGTCGAGGACGAGGCGCTTAA
- a CDS encoding formate dehydrogenase subunit gamma, translating to MRKYVTMIIAALSLASVAFATESQIWGEMRIQNILGYDKEGSTHLGPLFTMLQHQYFAWIFLGVLIGVPLAFFIHYKIIGPKVFPHSAKKYYAFNLYNRIIHQVAAVSFLVIVPTGFIIVFGDFFGGGTLVRMAKNLHGIFTIPFTIVVIPMALMWLKEALFNLDDIKWFMILGGYLSKEKKPILAGKFNAGQKMWYWVAILGGITMILSGAIMFFLDFKMQMLHDLTGLSQIDLLRAAAIIHNVMGFAVVALFITHVYMSMFAIKGAVQSIITGYVEEEVKILHSTWYKKLKDQGKF from the coding sequence ATGAGAAAGTATGTAACTATGATCATTGCAGCTCTGAGTTTGGCATCAGTGGCATTTGCCACTGAAAGCCAAATCTGGGGTGAGATGCGCATACAAAATATTTTAGGATACGATAAAGAGGGAAGTACCCATTTAGGACCTTTGTTTACCATGTTACAGCATCAATACTTCGCATGGATATTCCTAGGAGTTCTAATTGGAGTTCCTTTAGCTTTCTTTATCCATTATAAGATTATAGGACCTAAAGTCTTTCCACACAGTGCAAAGAAATACTATGCCTTTAATCTCTATAATAGAATAATCCACCAAGTAGCAGCCGTCAGCTTCTTGGTGATCGTACCCACAGGATTTATCATCGTCTTTGGTGACTTCTTTGGAGGTGGAACCTTGGTGAGAATGGCAAAGAACCTTCATGGCATCTTTACCATACCTTTTACCATCGTGGTCATCCCAATGGCACTTATGTGGCTTAAAGAAGCTCTCTTTAATCTCGATGATATTAAATGGTTTATGATCCTAGGAGGTTACCTCTCTAAAGAGAAAAAACCAATCTTGGCAGGTAAGTTTAATGCCGGTCAAAAGATGTGGTACTGGGTAGCCATATTAGGTGGTATTACCATGATACTTAGTGGTGCCATAATGTTCTTCCTAGACTTTAAAATGCAAATGTTGCATGATCTAACCGGTCTGTCTCAAATAGACCTGCTAAGAGCAGCAGCAATCATTCATAATGTGATGGGATTTGCCGTGGTAGCACTCTTTATTACCCATGTGTATATGTCTATGTTCGCTATTAAAGGAGCAGTGCAGAGTATTATTACAGGGTATGTTGAAGAAGAAGTGAAGATTCTTCACAGTACATGGTATAAAAAGCTTAAAGATCAGGGTAAGTTTTGA
- a CDS encoding MFS transporter: MISKNIIALGVNSFFTDFSTEMILPLLPLFLERFLHANKSEIGLIEGVAEFGVALLIALSGFMSDRMGKRKNLVLLGYALSNLIKPLAFFAQSAGMVALVRFSDRVGKGIRSAPRDALISAFVTPKTTGLVFGFHKMMDSAGAIAGSLFAFFMLWYLGEKESTFRTVFLLSIIPGLLSLVVILFWVEDAPFTPAPLKAFRPSALSKPFYLLVLFQSLFALASMNYAFMILKAEEHETLLALILLLYTLYNGTLSLSAIHIGKFADQYGKPLLLALIYLFFAIATALMNYGGEIGIWLGFAIYGFFAGGFNSLAKAIIADNTPKELKASAYGVYYFSIGVCTLLSLSIGGWLWDTIGSSLLFTISMSIAFILSCALFLVRHSFRE, from the coding sequence ATGATCTCAAAAAACATCATCGCTCTTGGCGTTAACAGCTTTTTTACGGACTTTTCAACAGAGATGATTTTGCCTTTATTGCCGCTTTTTTTAGAGCGATTTTTGCATGCTAACAAAAGTGAAATCGGGCTTATAGAAGGTGTTGCTGAATTTGGTGTTGCTTTATTGATAGCGCTTTCTGGCTTTATGTCTGATCGTATGGGAAAACGCAAAAACCTTGTGCTTTTGGGTTATGCCCTTTCCAATCTCATCAAACCCTTAGCTTTTTTTGCACAAAGTGCAGGCATGGTCGCCCTTGTGCGCTTTTCAGACCGTGTCGGCAAAGGCATTAGAAGTGCGCCAAGAGACGCTCTCATAAGTGCTTTTGTGACGCCCAAGACAACAGGGCTTGTTTTTGGTTTTCATAAGATGATGGACAGTGCAGGCGCTATTGCTGGCTCACTCTTTGCGTTTTTTATGCTGTGGTATTTAGGAGAAAAAGAGAGTACCTTTAGAACTGTTTTTTTACTTAGCATCATTCCTGGTCTTCTCTCTTTGGTCGTCATTCTTTTTTGGGTCGAAGATGCCCCTTTTACGCCCGCTCCTCTTAAAGCCTTTCGCCCCAGTGCCCTTTCAAAACCTTTTTATCTCCTTGTCCTTTTTCAATCGCTCTTTGCACTTGCTAGTATGAACTACGCCTTTATGATCCTCAAAGCGGAAGAACATGAGACTCTTTTAGCGCTTATCCTTCTTCTCTACACACTCTACAATGGAACATTATCGCTCAGTGCCATACACATAGGAAAATTTGCAGACCAGTACGGAAAACCCCTTTTATTGGCACTTATATACCTCTTCTTTGCTATAGCCACCGCACTAATGAACTATGGCGGTGAAATCGGAATTTGGCTTGGGTTTGCGATTTATGGTTTTTTTGCAGGTGGGTTTAATTCTCTTGCAAAAGCGATTATTGCAGATAATACACCCAAAGAGCTCAAAGCCAGCGCTTATGGCGTTTACTACTTTAGTATCGGTGTTTGCACCCTTCTTTCACTGAGTATTGGAGGATGGTTATGGGACACCATTGGGAGTTCTTTACTTTTTACAATTTCAATGAGTATCGCTTTTATACTCTCTTGTGCACTTTTTTTAGTGCGTCACTCGTTCAGAGAATAA
- a CDS encoding DUF190 domain-containing protein, with amino-acid sequence MKGFQLVFSTLQSRKHPNGEHISHWLVDVSEKIGIKGVTILHASQGIGRDGKLHSSTFFELADEPLEIIMNVSEAECEKLFALLTEEKLGLFYTKTAIEYGTL; translated from the coding sequence ATGAAAGGTTTTCAACTCGTTTTTTCAACGCTGCAAAGCCGTAAACACCCAAACGGCGAGCACATCAGTCATTGGCTTGTTGACGTTTCTGAAAAAATTGGAATCAAAGGTGTCACGATTCTTCATGCCTCACAAGGCATCGGAAGAGATGGGAAACTACACTCATCCACATTTTTTGAACTTGCCGATGAGCCGCTTGAGATCATTATGAACGTTAGCGAAGCCGAATGTGAAAAACTCTTTGCTCTTTTAACCGAAGAAAAATTGGGACTTTTTTACACTAAAACTGCCATAGAGTATGGCACCCTTTAG
- the crcB gene encoding fluoride efflux transporter CrcB, which yields MFYTVLAIFSGAGFGALLRWFLGTKLNSIYPSIPLGTLSANLIGGYLIGLFIAFFASNTALAPEWRLFIITGFLGGLTTFSTFSAEIVTLIQEGRLSLSIVAALLHVMGSITMTLLGIASYTLLQKGSL from the coding sequence GTTTTACACCGTTTTGGCTATTTTTTCAGGTGCTGGTTTTGGCGCACTTTTACGCTGGTTTTTGGGAACAAAACTGAACAGCATTTACCCTTCTATTCCACTAGGAACTTTGAGTGCCAATCTCATTGGCGGTTATCTCATCGGATTATTCATTGCTTTTTTTGCTTCCAACACAGCCCTTGCACCCGAATGGCGACTTTTCATCATCACAGGTTTTTTAGGTGGACTCACGACGTTTAGTACCTTTAGTGCAGAGATCGTCACCCTTATTCAAGAAGGACGTCTAAGTCTTAGCATTGTGGCAGCCCTTTTACATGTAATGGGTTCGATCACTATGACACTCCTTGGCATTGCCAGTTATACCCTACTTCAAAAAGGAAGCTTATGA